From the genome of Nakamurella flavida, one region includes:
- a CDS encoding CpaF family protein — translation MPTLTATEHIQDEVRELVRRRGIDPVTDHRGTRSLIDEVITHYEERVPTSSLPPLLDRTGAVRTVFDSLAGFGPLQRFLDDDEVEEIWINAPGRVFVARRGVSELTTVVLTPGEVRDLTERMLKPSGRRLDLSSPFVDALLPDGSRLHAVIPDITREHLSLNIRKFVVAANGLEDLVALGSMTAHAARFLEAAVVCGLNIIVAGGTQAGKTTLLNTLLNSVPARERVITCEEVFELRPNLPDVVAMQTRQPNLEGNGEIRLRRLVKEALRMRPSRIIVGEVRQEESLDLLIALNSGLPGMCSVHANSAREAVVKLCTLPLLAGENVTAGFVVPTVAASVDLVVHVGVEPNGGRRVREIIALPGRVEAGVIETADIFTSRGGELVRAQGFPPHPDRFERFGYDLPDLLGGHRRDRSDD, via the coding sequence ATGCCGACGCTGACCGCCACCGAGCACATCCAGGACGAGGTCCGCGAACTCGTCCGCCGCCGCGGCATCGACCCCGTCACCGACCACCGCGGCACCCGCTCCCTCATCGACGAGGTCATCACCCACTACGAGGAACGCGTCCCCACCTCTTCGCTCCCTCCACTGCTCGACCGCACCGGCGCGGTCCGCACCGTCTTCGACAGCCTTGCCGGATTCGGCCCCCTGCAACGCTTCCTGGACGACGACGAGGTCGAGGAGATCTGGATCAACGCCCCCGGCCGGGTCTTCGTCGCCCGCCGCGGCGTCTCCGAGCTCACCACCGTCGTCCTCACCCCCGGCGAGGTCCGCGACCTCACCGAACGCATGCTCAAGCCGTCCGGCCGCCGCCTGGACCTCTCCTCCCCGTTCGTCGACGCCCTGCTCCCCGACGGCAGTCGCCTGCACGCGGTCATCCCGGACATCACCCGCGAGCACCTGAGCCTGAACATCCGGAAGTTCGTCGTGGCGGCGAACGGCCTGGAGGACCTCGTCGCGCTGGGCAGCATGACGGCGCACGCGGCCCGCTTCCTGGAGGCCGCGGTGGTCTGCGGGCTCAACATCATCGTCGCCGGCGGGACCCAGGCCGGGAAGACCACCCTGCTCAACACACTGCTGAACTCCGTCCCGGCCCGGGAGCGGGTGATCACCTGCGAGGAGGTCTTCGAGCTCCGCCCGAACCTTCCCGACGTGGTCGCCATGCAGACCCGGCAGCCGAACCTGGAGGGCAACGGGGAGATCCGGTTGCGGCGGCTGGTCAAGGAGGCGCTGCGGATGCGGCCCAGCCGGATCATCGTCGGCGAGGTCCGCCAGGAGGAGTCCCTGGATCTGCTCATCGCGCTGAACAGCGGTCTGCCCGGCATGTGCTCGGTGCACGCCAACTCCGCACGGGAGGCCGTGGTCAAGCTGTGCACCCTGCCGCTGCTGGCCGGGGAGAACGTCACCGCCGGGTTCGTGGTGCCCACCGTCGCCGCGTCCGTCGACCTCGTCGTGCACGTCGGCGTGGAACCGAACGGCGGCCGCCGGGTCCGCGAGATCATCGCCCTGCCGGGGCGGGTCGAAGCCGGTGTCATCGAGACCGCGGACATCTTCACCAGCCGCGGGGGTGAGCTCGTCCGCGCGCAGGGCTTCCCGCCGCACCCGGACCGCTTCGAGCGCTTCGGATACGACCTGCCCGATCTCCTGGGCGGGCACCGGCGGGACCGCAGCGACGACTGA
- a CDS encoding TenA family protein: protein MTATARPGTAHPLAGSPAAGSPAAGSRFTDELWASTADVRERIDGMAFLAGLGAGTLPVEVFRFYLEQDSLYLAGYAKALALLAAKAPTPVQAAFWASSAHTAAVVETGLHGDLLGGGALGEPAGELEHSPTCLGYVSFLIATAATADYPVAAAAVLPCFWIYAEVAARLAVDAARVLDVAPDHPYARWVATYDGPEFQHSVVQARRLVDDAAATATDAQRTQMTAAFRTASVYEFLFWDTALHPQPWPV from the coding sequence ATGACGGCCACCGCCCGCCCGGGCACCGCTCACCCACTGGCCGGTTCGCCTGCCGCAGGGTCTCCCGCCGCTGGGTCCCGCTTCACCGACGAGCTGTGGGCCTCCACGGCCGACGTCCGGGAGAGGATCGACGGCATGGCGTTCCTCGCCGGGCTCGGCGCGGGCACCCTGCCGGTCGAGGTGTTCCGGTTCTACCTGGAGCAGGACTCGCTGTACCTGGCGGGGTACGCCAAGGCCCTGGCGCTGCTGGCCGCGAAGGCCCCGACCCCGGTTCAGGCCGCGTTCTGGGCCTCGTCCGCGCACACCGCCGCGGTGGTGGAGACCGGGCTGCACGGCGACCTGCTCGGCGGCGGCGCCCTGGGCGAGCCGGCCGGGGAGCTCGAGCACTCCCCCACCTGCCTGGGCTACGTCTCCTTCCTGATCGCGACGGCCGCCACCGCCGACTACCCGGTCGCCGCCGCCGCGGTGCTGCCCTGCTTCTGGATCTACGCGGAGGTCGCCGCCCGGTTGGCCGTCGACGCGGCCCGGGTGCTGGACGTCGCCCCCGACCACCCCTACGCCCGGTGGGTCGCCACCTACGACGGGCCGGAGTTCCAACACTCGGTGGTGCAGGCCCGGCGCCTGGTCGACGACGCCGCGGCGACCGCCACCGACGCGCAGCGCACGCAGATGACGGCCGCGTTCCGCACCGCGAGCGTCTACGAGTTCCTGTTCTGGGACACCGCGCTGCACCCGCAGCCCTGGCCCGTCTGA
- a CDS encoding ABC transporter substrate-binding protein: MSTLPSRRAFLTGTLGSALLAVAACSGDPAVPAATADATDGSAAPGTAVGPTTIRFALDWTPNTNHTGLYVALQQGWFAEIGLDVQVLPYSSALPDTLIDAGAAEFGISFQDSSARAQAAGAGVVSVFAVLQHWATAIGVRADRDDLTSPKNLDGLTYAGFGDPVEQPLLQAVIRDAGGTGDFTTVTLGTSAYEALYSGDVDFTIPFTAWEGIEAERNGTPMKYFHYTDYGFPDAYAVVVDGSRSWIRDHPEQARAFLGVLQRGYQLAADYPDTAAELLIKANPGAFTDEDLVKESQRTLAADLLKSADGTVGPQDAAQWSAFGRFLFDAGVLVDADGAPLTTEPDFGSYFTTDLLTAP; the protein is encoded by the coding sequence GTGTCCACCCTGCCCTCCCGCCGCGCGTTCCTGACCGGCACGCTCGGCTCCGCGCTGCTCGCCGTCGCCGCCTGTTCCGGTGATCCGGCCGTCCCGGCCGCCACCGCCGACGCCACGGACGGCTCGGCCGCCCCCGGCACCGCCGTCGGCCCCACGACCATCCGCTTCGCCCTGGACTGGACCCCCAACACCAACCACACCGGCCTGTACGTCGCCCTCCAGCAGGGCTGGTTCGCCGAGATCGGGCTGGACGTCCAGGTTCTCCCGTACAGCAGCGCCCTGCCCGACACCCTGATCGACGCCGGCGCCGCCGAGTTCGGCATCAGCTTCCAGGACTCCTCGGCCCGTGCGCAGGCCGCCGGCGCCGGCGTGGTCAGCGTGTTCGCCGTCCTGCAGCACTGGGCCACCGCCATCGGGGTGCGGGCCGACCGGGACGACCTGACCTCGCCGAAGAACCTCGACGGGCTCACCTACGCCGGGTTCGGCGACCCGGTCGAACAACCGCTGCTGCAGGCGGTGATCCGGGACGCGGGCGGGACCGGAGACTTCACCACCGTCACCCTCGGCACCTCGGCCTACGAGGCCCTGTACTCCGGCGACGTGGACTTCACCATCCCGTTCACCGCCTGGGAGGGCATCGAGGCGGAACGCAACGGCACCCCGATGAAGTACTTCCACTACACCGACTACGGCTTCCCCGACGCCTACGCGGTCGTGGTGGACGGCAGCCGCAGCTGGATCCGGGACCACCCCGAGCAGGCGCGCGCGTTCCTGGGTGTGCTGCAACGCGGCTACCAGCTCGCCGCCGACTACCCGGACACCGCGGCCGAGCTCCTCATCAAGGCCAACCCGGGCGCGTTCACCGACGAGGACCTGGTCAAGGAGAGCCAGCGGACCCTCGCCGCGGATCTGTTGAAGTCGGCCGACGGAACGGTCGGCCCCCAGGACGCCGCCCAGTGGTCCGCGTTCGGCCGGTTCCTCTTCGACGCCGGTGTGCTGGTCGACGCCGACGGGGCCCCGCTCACCACCGAGCCGGACTTCGGCTCGTACTTCACCACCGACCTGCTGACCGCGCCGTGA
- a CDS encoding universal stress protein: MTAPAPIVVGIDGSHAATAAARWAAGEARRRQTSVSLVHGYTVPGARFGGTKTVMSEVGESVRAGATSILNRTRDAVLGAHPDVDIDICLVHDSPAGALRTASENAQMTVVGTAGAPQAISAMPGSIAARVVGHAHGPVVLIRTEFRAGQTPAEAIEQAAAGLDTGPIVVGVDRSEDSEVALGFALAEARLRGVGVVVIHTWDVPALVGLDSDHPSVLQDRSETERTETQSLADQLAVWAEKFPDVTVTSSVVRGRPAQSLLAYCREPADGVRPGLLVVGSRGRGGFNGKLLGAIGQEVLAGSPCPVAVVRPAPVPARP, encoded by the coding sequence ATGACCGCACCCGCGCCCATCGTCGTCGGCATCGACGGTTCGCACGCCGCCACCGCCGCGGCCCGCTGGGCGGCCGGGGAGGCTCGTCGTCGGCAGACCTCGGTCAGCCTGGTCCACGGTTACACCGTCCCCGGCGCGCGATTCGGCGGGACCAAGACGGTGATGAGCGAGGTGGGGGAGTCCGTCCGGGCCGGCGCCACATCGATCCTCAACCGCACCCGGGACGCCGTGCTCGGTGCCCACCCGGACGTCGACATCGACATCTGCCTGGTCCACGACAGCCCCGCGGGGGCCCTGCGGACGGCGTCGGAGAACGCGCAGATGACGGTGGTCGGCACGGCCGGTGCGCCCCAGGCCATCAGCGCCATGCCCGGCTCGATCGCCGCCCGGGTCGTGGGGCACGCGCACGGCCCCGTCGTCCTCATCCGGACCGAGTTCCGCGCCGGGCAGACCCCTGCTGAGGCCATCGAGCAGGCCGCGGCCGGGTTGGACACCGGTCCGATCGTCGTCGGTGTCGACCGTTCCGAGGACTCCGAGGTCGCGCTGGGCTTCGCGCTGGCCGAGGCCCGGCTGCGCGGCGTCGGGGTGGTGGTCATCCACACCTGGGACGTCCCGGCGCTCGTCGGCCTGGACAGCGACCACCCGTCCGTCCTGCAGGACCGTTCGGAGACCGAACGCACCGAGACCCAGTCGCTGGCCGATCAGCTCGCGGTCTGGGCCGAGAAGTTCCCCGATGTCACCGTGACCTCGTCCGTGGTCCGCGGCCGCCCCGCGCAGAGCCTCCTGGCGTACTGCCGGGAGCCCGCGGACGGCGTCCGCCCCGGGCTGCTCGTGGTCGGCAGCCGCGGCCGGGGTGGGTTCAACGGGAAGCTTCTGGGCGCCATCGGCCAGGAGGTGCTGGCCGGGTCCCCGTGCCCGGTCGCCGTCGTCCGGCCGGCACCGGTCCCCGCCAGGCCCTGA
- a CDS encoding Gfo/Idh/MocA family protein, giving the protein MSLPTPGSTSIPTRRPLPVAVAGFGWMGRAHTQAYARVLHHFPDLPVAPVLAAVADEVPGRAAAAADQFGFARAELGWPALVADPDIAAISVTAPNFLHREIGVAVVSAGKHLWIEKPVGLSADDARAVADAARRAGVRTAVGFNYRNAPAVQATRDLIAAGGIGRVTHASFRLLSDYAAHPQGALTWRYERERGGNGVLGDLMSHGVDLVRHLLGDLQAVVADTAVFVPQRSRPTGATSGHGRAEGGELGDVQNDDWAGGLMRMASGARVGVEASRVAVGQQNTYGFEIHGTAGMVAWDFRRMGELRLSTGDRYQDEPAATVFVGPDAGAYGAFQPGAGIAMGYDDLKVIEAAAFLRSIADGEPHGATIDDAVAAAQALDAMTESVASGRWVTLS; this is encoded by the coding sequence ATGTCCCTGCCCACCCCCGGGTCCACCTCCATCCCCACCCGGCGTCCGCTGCCGGTGGCCGTGGCCGGCTTCGGCTGGATGGGCCGCGCGCACACCCAGGCCTACGCGCGGGTGCTCCACCACTTCCCGGATCTCCCTGTCGCCCCGGTGCTGGCCGCGGTGGCCGACGAGGTGCCCGGCCGGGCGGCGGCGGCCGCGGACCAGTTCGGCTTCGCCCGGGCCGAGCTCGGCTGGCCGGCCCTGGTCGCCGATCCGGACATCGCCGCGATCAGCGTCACCGCGCCGAACTTCCTGCACCGGGAGATCGGCGTGGCCGTGGTCTCCGCCGGGAAGCACCTGTGGATCGAGAAGCCCGTCGGGCTGAGCGCCGACGACGCCCGTGCCGTCGCGGACGCGGCACGGCGGGCCGGGGTGCGGACGGCAGTGGGCTTCAACTACCGCAACGCCCCGGCCGTGCAGGCCACCCGGGACCTGATCGCCGCGGGCGGGATCGGCCGGGTCACCCACGCGTCGTTCCGCCTGCTGTCGGACTACGCCGCCCATCCGCAGGGGGCGTTGACCTGGCGGTACGAACGCGAGCGGGGCGGCAACGGCGTGCTGGGCGACCTGATGAGCCACGGGGTCGACCTGGTCCGCCATCTGCTCGGCGATCTGCAGGCGGTGGTCGCCGACACCGCCGTGTTCGTGCCGCAGCGGTCCCGGCCGACCGGGGCGACCAGCGGACACGGCCGGGCCGAGGGCGGCGAGCTCGGCGATGTGCAGAACGACGACTGGGCCGGCGGGCTCATGCGCATGGCTTCGGGCGCGCGGGTGGGGGTGGAGGCCAGCCGGGTCGCGGTCGGCCAGCAGAACACCTACGGCTTCGAGATCCACGGGACGGCCGGGATGGTCGCCTGGGACTTCCGCCGGATGGGCGAACTCCGCCTGAGCACCGGTGACCGCTACCAGGACGAACCCGCCGCCACCGTGTTCGTCGGCCCGGACGCCGGCGCGTACGGGGCCTTCCAGCCCGGCGCGGGCATCGCCATGGGGTACGACGACCTCAAGGTCATCGAGGCCGCGGCGTTCCTGCGCTCCATCGCCGACGGCGAACCCCACGGCGCCACGATCGACGACGCGGTGGCCGCGGCCCAGGCACTGGACGCGATGACCGAGTCGGTGGCCTCGGGTCGCTGGGTGACCCTTTCCTGA
- the dhaM gene encoding dihydroxyacetone kinase phosphoryl donor subunit DhaM, with the protein MSIGLILVSHSAELAAGLATLAGQMAPNVRIVAAGGTDDGGIGTSFDRINQAVEQADDGTGAVLLYDLGSAVMTAETALEFLDPEQADRIRVVDTPLVEGAVAAAVTAESGGDLEAVAAAARSARSIFPADDPTPGKSGVAIAPQDDDPAGPTPDVDGGNDGSAGDGAGPTQGRAGTAATDTAAGPPAGAATRAARIDVTGAAAPAHLTARLVNPLGLHARPAAALVRAVATRDARVSVGRPGTPGVDVRSVLAVVALALRGGEDVDIDARGPDAWAAAEAVAATIAGGFGESHHGAPTTAAPLRSGAFLRTPGAPMPLVADGALRAVPGSPGLVLGPLRHLDRIPDDLTHVLPARDPGGVDITTEGRRLDAAIATAARELSVGNEFDAAHAVLLNDLDLRRAAQAEMAAGAEAAWWTAVVRRAGQMAAVPDEFVAARAVDVRESGAAVLARLGVVLDRIPTDLDGAVVVAEDIGPSEVPLLVERGASAVALSRGSITAHAVIVARGLGLPLVLRAGIALAEVADGTVVSVDGETGWVHVDPPAEQIRNLTTDIDRRAAEHRQRMVRAHEPVVLADGRTVSVSANVGSLADARAAVDAGADGVGLLRTELLILDQDVFPDEDRQTADLAEILRVLGQRPTVIRVLDAGGDKPVRALDVDAVRNGFLGIRGLRYLLAHPDLLRTQLRAICRASVGHRVSVMAPMVTVAREAVAFGEAVREAVASLRRDGVEHRVPDAIGVMVEVPAAALAADELCAVVDFLSIGSNDLTSYVAAADRTEPGVADLLEPGSTAMTRILDQLCEHARRAGTPVAVCGEMAGMAEYAAELLDRGVHELSVAPARIPMIKDLVRTQRG; encoded by the coding sequence ATGTCGATCGGCCTGATCCTCGTCTCGCACAGCGCCGAGCTCGCCGCCGGTCTGGCGACGCTGGCCGGCCAGATGGCGCCCAACGTGCGGATCGTCGCCGCCGGCGGTACCGACGACGGCGGCATCGGGACGTCCTTCGACCGCATCAACCAGGCCGTGGAGCAGGCCGACGACGGTACCGGCGCGGTGCTGCTGTACGACCTGGGCAGCGCGGTGATGACCGCCGAGACCGCCCTGGAGTTCCTGGATCCCGAGCAGGCCGACCGCATCCGGGTGGTCGACACGCCCCTGGTGGAGGGCGCCGTCGCCGCCGCGGTCACCGCGGAGTCCGGTGGCGATCTGGAGGCCGTCGCGGCCGCGGCCCGGTCCGCGCGCAGCATCTTCCCGGCCGACGACCCCACCCCGGGGAAGTCCGGGGTGGCCATCGCGCCACAGGACGACGACCCCGCCGGGCCGACCCCGGACGTCGACGGTGGGAACGACGGGTCCGCCGGAGACGGCGCCGGGCCCACCCAGGGCAGGGCCGGAACCGCCGCGACGGACACCGCCGCAGGACCACCCGCGGGTGCGGCCACCCGCGCGGCCCGGATCGACGTGACCGGGGCCGCCGCCCCGGCCCACCTCACCGCACGGCTGGTCAATCCGTTGGGCCTGCACGCCCGGCCCGCCGCGGCACTGGTCCGCGCCGTCGCCACCCGCGACGCCCGGGTCTCCGTCGGCCGACCCGGGACGCCCGGGGTCGACGTGCGGTCGGTCCTCGCGGTGGTGGCTCTTGCCCTGCGCGGCGGGGAGGACGTGGACATCGACGCGCGGGGCCCGGACGCGTGGGCGGCCGCCGAGGCCGTCGCCGCCACCATCGCCGGCGGGTTCGGCGAGAGCCACCACGGCGCACCGACCACGGCCGCGCCGCTGCGGTCCGGCGCCTTCCTGCGCACCCCCGGCGCGCCGATGCCGCTCGTCGCCGACGGCGCCCTGCGGGCGGTGCCGGGCTCGCCGGGCCTGGTGCTGGGCCCGCTGCGCCATCTGGACCGCATCCCCGACGACCTGACCCACGTGCTGCCGGCCCGGGACCCGGGCGGGGTGGACATCACCACGGAGGGGCGTCGGTTGGACGCCGCGATCGCCACGGCGGCCCGAGAACTCAGTGTTGGCAACGAGTTCGACGCGGCCCACGCGGTGCTGCTCAACGATCTCGACCTGCGCCGGGCGGCGCAGGCCGAGATGGCGGCGGGAGCCGAGGCGGCCTGGTGGACGGCGGTCGTGCGGCGGGCCGGGCAGATGGCCGCCGTCCCCGACGAGTTCGTGGCCGCCCGCGCGGTCGACGTCCGCGAGTCCGGCGCCGCGGTGCTGGCCCGCCTGGGCGTCGTCCTCGATCGCATCCCCACCGACCTGGACGGCGCGGTGGTCGTCGCCGAGGACATCGGCCCGTCCGAGGTGCCACTGCTCGTCGAGCGGGGCGCCTCCGCGGTGGCCCTGTCGCGGGGGTCGATCACCGCGCACGCGGTCATCGTGGCCCGGGGGCTCGGCCTCCCGTTGGTGCTGCGGGCCGGGATCGCGCTCGCCGAGGTGGCCGACGGCACCGTGGTCTCGGTCGACGGCGAGACCGGATGGGTGCACGTCGACCCGCCTGCCGAGCAGATCCGCAACCTGACCACCGACATCGACCGCCGCGCCGCCGAGCACCGCCAGCGGATGGTGCGTGCCCACGAGCCGGTGGTGCTGGCCGACGGCCGCACGGTCAGCGTCAGCGCCAACGTCGGGTCCCTGGCCGACGCCCGGGCCGCGGTCGACGCCGGTGCCGACGGGGTGGGCCTGCTCCGTACCGAGCTGCTCATCCTCGACCAGGACGTCTTCCCCGACGAGGACCGGCAGACGGCCGACCTCGCCGAGATCCTCCGGGTCCTCGGACAACGGCCGACCGTCATCCGGGTGCTCGACGCCGGCGGGGACAAGCCGGTGCGCGCCCTGGACGTCGATGCCGTGCGCAACGGGTTCCTCGGCATCCGGGGCCTGCGCTACCTCCTGGCCCACCCCGACCTGCTGCGCACCCAGCTGCGGGCGATCTGTCGGGCGTCGGTGGGTCACCGGGTGTCGGTGATGGCCCCGATGGTCACGGTGGCGCGCGAGGCGGTGGCCTTCGGCGAGGCGGTCCGCGAGGCGGTGGCCTCGCTCCGGCGGGACGGGGTGGAGCACCGCGTGCCGGACGCGATCGGGGTGATGGTCGAGGTACCGGCCGCGGCGCTGGCCGCCGACGAGCTGTGCGCGGTGGTCGACTTCCTCTCCATCGGCTCCAACGACCTGACCAGCTACGTCGCGGCTGCCGACCGCACCGAGCCGGGGGTCGCCGACCTGCTGGAACCGGGCTCGACGGCGATGACCCGCATCCTGGACCAGCTGTGCGAACACGCCCGGCGGGCCGGTACGCCGGTCGCGGTCTGCGGGGAGATGGCCGGCATGGCCGAGTACGCGGCCGAGCTGCTCGACCGCGGTGTGCACGAGCTGTCCGTCGCGCCCGCCCGCATCCCGATGATCAAGGACCTGGTCCGCACCCAGCGGGGTTGA
- a CDS encoding ABC transporter ATP-binding protein, whose amino-acid sequence MTAGRLTVDGMSVALGAGASRRPVIDGVDLDVAPGEFVAVIGPSGCGKSTLFGVLAGLIRPDHGTVALDGESITGPGHTAFMPQRDLLFPWRTVLQNAALGLEVRGVPRREARRRAGELFPRFGLAGFEDDYPAALSGGMRQRAALLRTVVQDRELLLLDEPFGALDALTRTDLQHWLQDIWTEYRWTTLLITHDIREAVQLADRVVVLSPRPASIRGIVTVDLPRPRGVGLLAHPEFVRAEQELLALLAPAA is encoded by the coding sequence ATGACGGCGGGCCGACTGACCGTCGACGGGATGTCGGTGGCCCTGGGCGCGGGGGCCTCCCGGCGTCCGGTCATCGACGGGGTGGACCTGGACGTGGCCCCCGGTGAGTTCGTGGCCGTGATCGGGCCGAGCGGCTGCGGCAAATCCACCCTGTTCGGGGTGCTCGCCGGGTTGATCCGGCCCGACCACGGCACGGTGGCCCTGGACGGCGAGTCGATCACCGGGCCCGGGCACACCGCCTTCATGCCGCAACGCGATCTGCTGTTCCCGTGGCGCACCGTCCTGCAGAACGCGGCCCTGGGGCTGGAGGTGCGGGGGGTGCCCCGCCGGGAGGCCCGGCGGCGCGCCGGTGAGCTCTTCCCCCGGTTCGGGCTGGCCGGATTCGAGGACGACTACCCGGCCGCGCTGTCCGGGGGGATGCGCCAGCGGGCCGCGCTGCTGCGGACGGTCGTCCAGGATCGCGAGCTGCTGCTCCTCGACGAGCCCTTCGGCGCGCTGGACGCCCTCACCCGGACGGATCTGCAGCACTGGCTGCAGGACATCTGGACGGAGTACCGGTGGACCACCCTGCTGATCACCCACGACATCCGCGAGGCGGTGCAGCTGGCCGACCGGGTCGTGGTGCTCTCCCCGCGCCCGGCGTCGATCCGCGGCATCGTGACGGTGGATCTGCCGCGACCACGAGGGGTGGGGCTGCTCGCCCACCCGGAGTTCGTGCGGGCCGAGCAGGAACTGCTCGCCCTGTTGGCTCCGGCGGCCTGA
- a CDS encoding ABC transporter permease: MTLRATPRPAEQLSPGVAPSARRRATGALALVWPALLVVAVLLVGWQISVTLGDVRPQILPSPLRVVEQGWAQRAVIGRNALATLQVTLVGFALSLTVSALVAVGVDFSPWLRRALVPLLVGSQTLPIVAIAPLMIIWFGFGVLPKVLVVTLTTFFPIALGLIEGFASADRDGARLLASMGAGRWRMFRYLRLPAALPRFFTALRIGVTYAVVGAIFAEYVGATEGLGIYMALQKNSFRTDLVLAAVAVTAALSIALFLLTYLLERLVCPWLGATRPDAR; this comes from the coding sequence ATGACGCTTCGCGCGACTCCCCGTCCGGCGGAACAGCTCTCCCCCGGCGTCGCCCCGTCGGCGCGGCGGCGTGCGACCGGCGCCCTGGCCCTGGTCTGGCCCGCGCTGCTCGTCGTGGCCGTGCTGCTCGTCGGTTGGCAGATCTCCGTGACGCTCGGGGACGTGCGGCCGCAGATCCTGCCGAGCCCCCTGCGGGTGGTCGAACAGGGGTGGGCCCAGCGAGCGGTGATCGGGCGGAACGCGCTGGCCACGCTGCAGGTGACCCTGGTGGGGTTCGCCCTGTCCCTGACCGTCAGCGCCCTGGTCGCGGTGGGGGTGGACTTCTCGCCCTGGTTGCGTCGCGCGCTGGTGCCGCTGCTCGTCGGCTCGCAGACCCTGCCGATCGTCGCGATCGCCCCGCTCATGATCATCTGGTTCGGTTTCGGTGTCCTGCCCAAGGTTCTCGTCGTCACGCTCACGACGTTCTTCCCGATCGCCCTCGGCCTCATCGAGGGGTTCGCCTCCGCCGACCGGGACGGCGCCCGCCTGCTCGCCTCGATGGGGGCCGGCCGGTGGCGCATGTTCCGGTACCTGCGGCTCCCTGCGGCCCTGCCCCGCTTCTTCACCGCGCTGCGGATCGGGGTCACCTACGCCGTCGTCGGCGCGATCTTCGCCGAGTACGTCGGTGCCACCGAGGGTCTCGGCATCTACATGGCCCTGCAGAAGAACTCGTTCCGCACCGATCTGGTGCTGGCCGCGGTGGCCGTCACGGCGGCGTTGAGCATCGCCCTGTTCCTGCTGACCTACCTGCTCGAACGTCTGGTCTGCCCGTGGCTGGGAGCGACCCGGCCGGACGCCCGATGA
- the hisN gene encoding histidinol-phosphatase — translation MTSRTPAEASDPTDDLAVALALADAADAISLPRFGSADLAVTAKPDLTPVTDADLAVERALREVLGRLRPDDAVLGEEFGAGESEAAATGQARRWVIDPIDGTKNFVRGVPVWATLIALFDGDAIVVGVVSAPALARRWWARTGGGAFTSFAGGAPRPCRVSGVAELGDASLSYSDLAEWSAIDALPAFLDLTRACWRTRAYGDFWSYLLVAEGAVDIAVEPELSLWDLAALVPIVTEAGGSFTDTAGRPAGPATASALATNGRLHPATVAALGLADRAG, via the coding sequence GTGACCTCCCGCACCCCGGCCGAAGCGAGCGATCCGACCGACGATCTGGCCGTCGCCCTGGCGCTGGCCGACGCGGCCGACGCGATCAGCCTGCCGCGGTTCGGATCGGCCGATCTGGCCGTCACGGCCAAGCCCGACCTGACCCCGGTGACCGATGCCGATCTGGCCGTCGAGCGCGCCCTGCGCGAGGTGCTCGGCCGGCTGCGGCCCGACGACGCGGTGCTGGGCGAGGAGTTCGGTGCCGGGGAATCCGAGGCAGCGGCGACGGGGCAGGCCAGGCGCTGGGTGATCGACCCGATCGACGGGACGAAGAACTTCGTGCGCGGCGTCCCGGTGTGGGCCACCCTCATCGCGCTGTTCGACGGGGACGCCATCGTGGTCGGCGTGGTGTCCGCGCCCGCCCTGGCCCGCCGCTGGTGGGCCCGCACCGGCGGGGGAGCCTTCACCTCCTTCGCCGGCGGCGCCCCGCGGCCGTGCCGGGTCTCGGGGGTGGCCGAGCTCGGGGACGCCTCGCTCTCCTACTCCGATCTCGCCGAGTGGTCGGCGATCGACGCCCTCCCGGCCTTCCTGGACCTCACCCGGGCCTGCTGGCGCACCCGGGCCTACGGTGACTTCTGGTCGTACCTGCTGGTCGCCGAGGGCGCGGTGGACATCGCCGTCGAACCCGAGCTGAGCCTGTGGGACCTCGCCGCCCTGGTGCCCATCGTCACCGAGGCCGGCGGGTCGTTCACCGACACCGCCGGCCGCCCGGCCGGGCCGGCCACGGCCAGTGCACTGGCCACCAACGGACGGCTGCACCCAGCCACCGTGGCCGCCCTCGGCCTCGCCGACCGGGCCGGCTGA
- a CDS encoding EthD family reductase, with protein MPTKITVIYDNPTDPEAFEAAYPEQVELARRIPGLQGLETSRVWPKEDGTSTPAYRCVDLYFADYDAASAAVTTPEAAALFPSVFGLATGGVRILFSDIEISTL; from the coding sequence GTGCCCACCAAGATCACCGTCATCTACGACAATCCGACCGACCCGGAGGCCTTCGAGGCCGCCTACCCCGAGCAGGTCGAGCTGGCGCGGAGGATCCCCGGCCTGCAGGGCCTGGAGACCTCCCGGGTCTGGCCGAAGGAGGACGGCACCTCGACGCCGGCCTACCGCTGCGTCGACCTGTACTTCGCCGACTACGACGCCGCCAGCGCCGCCGTCACCACACCGGAGGCGGCCGCGCTGTTCCCGAGTGTGTTCGGCCTGGCCACCGGCGGGGTCCGGATCCTGTTCTCCGACATTGAGATCTCGACCCTCTGA